A stretch of DNA from Synechococcus sp. JA-3-3Ab:
CTGGTATCTCGGAACCCGCTGCTGGCCAGGGTGCGAGCCAACTCCAGAATGTCGGGATCCTCCTCTTGGCCGACAGCAGCGATCAAGCCGGCGCCGATCATGACCGGCAAATGGCTGATCCAGGCCACCGCCTGGTCGTGGCGTTTCGGATCGGCCAGGACAACTTCTGCACCGACCGCTGTCACCAGTTCTTTCATCGCCTCGATCGCCTGCGGCTGCGTCTGGGGGAGGGGAGTGAGTACATAGGGCCGCCCCAGAAACAAGCTGGCTTCCGCCGCCTGGATGCCCTGCAACGTCTTGCCGGCCATCGGGTGCCCTCCAACAAACAGCGGCCACAATTCCGTTGCCGGAGCAACAATCGGTTGTTTCACCGAGCCGACATCGCTCACCACCGTCTGCGGCGATAGATGGGGCACCAAGGCCGCCAGCGTGACCAATACCTGCTCCAGGGGGGTGCAGATCACCACCACCTGGGGATCGAAATCAGCCAACTGAGCCAAATCGGTTCCACAGCCCTGCAGCGCTCCCCGTTCCAGCACCGCCTGACAGGTGGCCCGATTGCGGCTGATCCCCCAGACGGGATAACCCTCTTCGCTGAGTTTGAGGGCCAGGGATCCGCCGATCAACCCCAACCCGACAATGGCAATGCGCATGGTTTTCCGTATCTATGGTTACTATTAAGTACTCTGAAACGGCTTGGGGCATGGAGAGACGGCCTTTCCGGATCCCTTCCAGATTAAAACCAGATTAAAGGCTCCATCCCGCCGCGCAAAAAGCATACAGCGGAGGGATCCAGCAGCTAAGATGGAAGGATGAACTGGGTAACCCCCACAACAGTTCGCCCGGATCTTTCATCTCAGGAGGGGACCGTGCTTCATCGTAGGATCTATCAACTCAGCCGCGAAGGCAAGGATGTGTGGATCTACCTGCGCGATCAGGGACGCTGGCTGGAACGAGCCAAGATCCTCGATATCGAAGGGGATACCATCCTGGTTCGCTACGAAACGGAAGACGAAGAGGAGATTTGCTCCTGGGAGGAGATGATTCGTTTGGAGAGCATCGGAGCTGTTGCCCAGCGCCTTTCCTCCATCCCGAAAGGGGTGCTCAGCACCTCGGATTTGCTCATTTCCGAGGATTGTCCTCCTGCTGAGTTACTGCATTCTCCCTCTTCGCCTCGCGCCACAGAGCCCCTCAGCGAAGAGCATGCCGGCAGCGAGCGCCTTGAAGAGTATTACCTGGATCGGGAAACCTCTGCCGTCCGTGACGGCGAAGCGGAGTCTTTGCTGCCCCTGCGCCTGAACGGAGAAGACCTCAAACGGGCGGATCGGGCCCGAAACGATGTGGAAGGCCAGCGGGAGG
This window harbors:
- a CDS encoding prephenate/arogenate dehydrogenase, whose protein sequence is MRIAIVGLGLIGGSLALKLSEEGYPVWGISRNRATCQAVLERGALQGCGTDLAQLADFDPQVVVICTPLEQVLVTLAALVPHLSPQTVVSDVGSVKQPIVAPATELWPLFVGGHPMAGKTLQGIQAAEASLFLGRPYVLTPLPQTQPQAIEAMKELVTAVGAEVVLADPKRHDQAVAWISHLPVMIGAGLIAAVGQEEDPDILELARTLASSGFRDTSRVGGGIPQLGLEMARHNRQALLAALRGYQVQLGKIERLIEGERWEELLQMLQRTRQEWQQFRVNQIPS